In Cytobacillus oceanisediminis, the following proteins share a genomic window:
- the sleB gene encoding spore cortex-lytic enzyme gives MKKNFLAGKVLLIISLCVLGIPLSGNMDKANAFSNQVIQHGAVGDDVIELQSRLQYLGFYNGKIDGVFGWGTYWALRNFQYEFGLPIDGLAGQETKNKLVKASKYNEQYVKEQINKGNKFTHYGGVDTEKQTKPQQGGSSGGTAQQQEAPKKPTAANVPNGFSENDIQLMANAVYGESRGEPYTGQVAVAAVILNRVDSASFPNTVSGVIFEPRAFTAVADGQIWLTPNDTAKKAVLDAINGWDPTGEALYYFNPDTATSGWIWTRPQIKQIGKHIFCK, from the coding sequence ATGAAAAAGAATTTTTTGGCAGGAAAGGTTCTACTCATAATCTCCCTTTGTGTTCTGGGAATTCCATTGAGCGGAAATATGGACAAAGCTAATGCCTTTTCGAACCAGGTTATCCAGCACGGAGCAGTGGGAGATGATGTAATCGAGCTTCAGTCCCGCCTGCAGTATTTAGGATTTTACAATGGGAAAATCGATGGAGTTTTTGGGTGGGGAACCTATTGGGCGCTTAGGAATTTTCAATATGAATTCGGACTTCCGATAGACGGGCTTGCTGGCCAGGAAACAAAAAACAAGCTTGTGAAAGCATCCAAATATAACGAGCAGTATGTGAAAGAACAAATCAATAAAGGCAATAAATTTACCCATTATGGCGGGGTGGACACTGAAAAGCAGACTAAGCCACAGCAAGGTGGATCTTCCGGGGGAACGGCACAGCAGCAGGAAGCTCCTAAAAAGCCAACTGCTGCAAATGTGCCTAACGGATTCTCAGAAAATGATATCCAGCTGATGGCCAATGCTGTTTATGGAGAATCAAGAGGGGAACCGTACACAGGCCAGGTGGCAGTTGCCGCAGTAATCTTAAACCGTGTAGACAGTGCTTCATTTCCAAACACTGTATCTGGTGTTATATTTGAGCCTCGTGCTTTTACTGCCGTTGCCGATGGACAGATATGGTTAACGCCGAATGATACGGCAAAAAAAGCTGTCCTTGATGCCATCAATGGATGGGATCCCACAGGCGAGGCACTGTATTACTTTAATCCGGATACAGCTACAAGCGGATGGATTTGGACACGGCCGCAAATCAAGCAGATTGGAAAACATATATTCTGTAAATAG